The following nucleotide sequence is from Tenrec ecaudatus isolate mTenEca1 chromosome X, mTenEca1.hap1, whole genome shotgun sequence.
TTATCCCAGACCTTCTGGGGGTGCTTTATAATCTATATTTATGCCTTGTCTGACCTTTCTAAGTCTCTGAAAACCCCCAGTCCCAAAACTCTCATGGTCCTGAGATTGGAGGATAAAGAAACGATATACTAGCATCGCCTCCCATTTTACAAGCGCTGAAATGGAGGCTCCAAGAATCCAGGATTGAAACTCAGGGTGTCTGCCTCCAGCGCACGTGCTTCCTAACCACTGCATTCTACTACCCTATCTCATCAGCAATGACCACAAAAGAGACTCTGACCGACTGAGAGCAGCAGGGGAGCTTTCTGTtgtgaactaactaaaagctccGGGAAGGAAGATGCAGCTGGAACTGTCCCTGGATGGAAAGAGTACATAGTGAACAGGGGGAAAGTAATCTAACCAAGACACATATGGATAAACAACCTTGACTCTGGGAGGGCACATGCTGAAAATAAGACTCTGGGAAGGCAGAATAGGGCCAGAGAAACAAGTGGAAGGGCCGGCATGACTAGAGCAGGGAGTTCTGAAAGAGAACCAATTATGTTGCCCTTGAGGATCCTACAGCACTTTTGAGTATCATGTCAGCCTGCCTCTATCCTGCCTTAGAGGAGTGAAGAGCAGATGTAAAcatcaacttttttttctttctcatttcatttcattttttactaaGCAGATTTAAGGGATAGGCTGAAAAGGCAGCCAAGAAAGTGAGGGAGAGCCAAGAAGAGGACCGGCCATAAACATTTGTAGCAGAAGTATCGCcgctgggctttgttgcatctttgTAAGCAGAGAGTTAACATTTAACCCAGGAACTCACGCCTCACTGCAGCTGGTGGGGATTCGCTGGGGCGGGGATTCGGTGGGACCCAGCCGGCACCCACAGGAGAACTCCCAACCCCCCTCCTTCTGCGCTTAAACaactgcctccccccacccctcccctacccctcctcctccttctcccccctcccctcttatTTGGAATCCCTGTAAAGGCCTTAGGGGAATACATCCATTACCAGGAATTAAACGGAGAATCAAAATCTGTTCCCCTTTGTCATGAATAATCAAAGTTCTAAATTGATATTTTAGAAATCAGGTCCAGTTCAGCAGTAGTGAATTGAGTGTGTCTAATTACATTTTATAGTCATTTAACAGCTGTTAGATAATGTAATTTTGGGTTATGCCCAATTTGCCCTGAATGACTTTAATGGCATACATTGTATTTATTTTCCCTTTGGTAAAACAGTAAGTAAACATTGGGGAATCGATTGGGCCATGGAAAGAAGAAACTGCTTATTGTTATGACGTTGAAGGAGAGGACTTTTGTGAGaacagaaacaagaaaaaaatgaaccaCACGTGATGGCattgctttttctctctctccagcgttTACTTCATGCGTTCGTGTTTGGGTTGTTCTAAATAACCATGTAATGAGCTTTTGCTTCTCAGCCACATCCTACTGTTGGAAGCGAACCTCCGGTTTGCCAAGACACCCTTGATTGACAAGCTAATgaacttcctcctccctccaccctcccccacccccgaaaaaaaaatgattatgtCCTTATGGCACGAAAAAGCCACATTTCGAAGTGTCCGGTGTTTGAGTTCCATTCAAATAGAAACCTGTATCTTCAAGGTGAAGGTAAAGGTGAACGCGAACAGCAACACAGCTGCAAAGCAGAGAAAGTGGGCGGGCTCCTTTCTATGCGATACACTTCTACATTAGACTGCAAAGGAAAGTGACTGGTGGAGGGGGGGTTAGAAAAAAAGGGTCAAGCTAATTGGAATGGTATATTATAAAATGTTGGCTCTGTATTTTTCCATTCCCTTTAAGCACTTGAAGCGCCCAGCAGCTGATATTGTACCCGGATCTAAGTGTTTGCTGCGGCCCACGTGGATGCTTTGTATTTGAAGTGAGCTCCTGAGAGCAGCGCAGCAGAAAGGCAGGCTCTGAGGTTTGCTGGCTACCATCCCTCCAGCCAGGGCTTGATCCAGCATTGTCCTGCCTTCCCCATTGGCTTCCTATAACCTGCGTGGGAGGGACAGCCACATGATGGGCCCTTTCTCTAGGAGAGGGCGAGTTATTTTGCAGTCTGTCAAGAGGAGGCGGCTAATTTCATCCCTATTAGCTCTCCATCCCGGTAGGCCCTGGGCAGTGGagtaccaggagggggaggggaaggagggccaAGTCCGCCCCAGGTGCAGGCAATAAGGGAGGGCACCACATTGCCTGTGGCGAATTCAAAAACAATATTAAACCTGGCTACACGGTGAGTTGCTTTTCATGCTCATCATGGGCTAGCACTTCTAAACAATGTCAGTGATAAAATACTCCTTCCTGCAGGGTCACCTGCTCCCTGCTCTGGCCCCTTCCCCCTTGAGTACTCCCTGGAATCCTCACATAATAGGAGGAGGGGTGGCTGAACCCTTTGCCAGGGAGTTGGGCATTACCCTGAGCTGTTCCCAGTGATGCCCGGGTGTCTCCGAGAGGCCCTGGGTAGCAGTAGCTACCACTTTGGCACCTCTGTGCACAGGCAGGGCGCTCTGGCCAGTGTGGGGGAGGCTTTTCTCCCGGCCAGCCAATGTTTGAAGCTCTGTATTCGTTTCCTAAAGGGTGTGTGGCTCCTTTGGTTGAGAGAACCTGTTGAGGAATTAAGGACAAGTTGCCTAGGACTAACTTGAGGGCATTAACGTGACACCACTCAGGGGCTTCCTTCTGCCAACAATCGGCCACTGTCTCCAGACAAAGCTTTGGACCTTCCCTGCTTCAGGGTAAACGATCTCCTGACCCAGAGCGCTAGCCCCAGGAGTTAGTGGAGCCCACGAAGGGGTATATTTGGGATACTTTAATCTTGGGGTCCTAGAGCCCAACCCCAAATGCCATCATTTCTCATCAGAGATGTGAACGCTGAGTTGCAGGTTTGACTCTGTCTCTAtgcagaaggggtgggggtggggaacagtCCTTAGGTGGTGCAAATCATTTACATACTCAACTGCTGTTCCCAGAAGGGCTGGAAGTAGAAGTCCAATCAGtggtgcctcaggagaaaggcctggtgatttactcTTGGAAAAATCGCCACTGACAGGTCCTTTGAAgcagttgttttgttgttgctcttgtttttgACGCAGATgagattcagaatcaactccacagtaaCTGGCATATGTGAAAGAGGGTATACTTATGCTTGAGCCAAGGAGCTGCTAAACCTATGCAACTGTCTGGACAGTCCATAGACAGGTAAAGGTTAGATTGACACCAGGTGACCTTGCATTGGGATTCCCAAGTATACCTAACTACAGTGAATGGTCTCCTTTTCCTTTATCTCTTGGGAAACGATGTAGACTCTGCACCCGCTCCGTACAAAATTCCACAGCGCGGTACTATTGTCATGAGGCACCAttaaggcaattctgactcatagggaccccgtgtataaaagaatgaaatactgcctgatcctgctccatcctcacaattgttcctgtgtttgagcctatCGTTGAGatacgtgtcaatccatcttgtcaagggccttcctctttttcattgcccctctgctttaccaagcatgcttgtCTGTGTCAgtacataatatggtgtcaacttgagactattcagagtaaaggggtggagtctagcctgtcaatccagtcgaagcttgatgaccttatttggaggtgcaatggagataaatagctcactggaggccagacacactcgctcggcttgacattcctgttgacaagccacatagagacacactgatggagccagagccctggagctggaggatccatgtggagtcccacaccagcactgagatgcttcctctgacactggatctacaagactttccacctgctttcggcatcattgcatgtgcttcatgagtctgtagAATAATtcatggaccagtatcagacataaggactaatattgtacttattggcttgatctggactgggctaggaacttttcttaatattcaattactcttttatataaagctctttcttgtacacatatgagtgtctatgaatttatttctcttgtctacccagactgacacaatgtccttctccattgactggtctctcctgacaaagtatgtaagatgaagtcttgccatccttgcctctaaggagcactgtggccttacttcttccaagacagactggtttgtccttttagaattccatggtacattcagtattcttctgcagcaccacaatttaaaggcatcgattcttctatggtcCTTGAggtagaggaaagccctcaacaagatggatcgacacagtggctgcatcaatggacttgaGGATGGAAAAGGACTgctcagtgtttcgttctgttgtgtgtagagtcactatgggtcagagccaactcgatggcatctaacaacaatatgaGGAGATTAAaaaagcatggcttgggtcagacatactttagtcttcaaagtaactcctttgcttttcaatacctgaagaggtcttgtgcagcagatttacccagtataatgtgctgtttgatttcttggctgctgctttcatgagcactgattgtggatccaagcacgacaaaatccttgaccacttcaccaTTCACCATGATGCTATTTATTGGTATAGTTGTggagacttttgttttctttatattgcatTGTAAGCCATACTaaaggatgcaatccttgatcttcatcagcaaatgcttcaagtcctcctcactttcagcaagcaaacttgTGTCATCTCCCTATCttcatatagcaagttgttaataaacctacCTTCAATCCTCTAGATAGGCCCTACATTTTCCAGGCTACCTAACTGAGTTCAcggatgaaaaaaaaataataacatcaaGAACCAAATTCTCTACTAGGCGTGGAAGGTGTAGAGCCGAGCATCCACATTGTTTTAAGGacccattaaaatgttttaatggaTTTTAAAGTTAGAAAGGAAAATAAACTGATAGGTTACAGGAAACATTTTCATATGTAGTATCATATATTCATTTTAGTCTCTGCCAAGAAATtcggaaggcagctacctggccaaccaactgcacACTCGAAAGAAAGAAGATCAATCAGAATGCAGAAAATTATGAAAGAATATCAATAAtgtcacatgaaaataaaaattttatgagAAGAAACTCCAGTAATAATTGCAGCAGCATATTGACAATGTGCTTCTTCAAAAATCCAAGTTATGGCCCTCCGCGTTTCCCGCACCGAGAAGCCGCCTCGCCGTGTAGTTACGATGCTGCGCGGAAGCCGGAGCCGTACCTCCCGCGTGGCCACTCCGGCCAGCCGAGCCCCTCagatgagagctgcccccaggccAGCCCcagctgcccacccaccagctgcagccCCACCAACTGCGGTCGGCTCACCTGCTGCTGCACCCCGACAACCCGGTCTGATGGCACAGATGGCGACCACGGCAGCCGGTGTGGCTGTGGGCTCTGCTGTTGGGCACACACTGGGCCATGCCATCACTGGAGGCTTCGGTGGGGGGAGTGGCACTGAGCCCGCCAGGCCTGACATCACTTACCAGGAGCCTCAGGGAGCCCAGCCGGTGTACCAGCAGCAGCATCTGTTTGGTCCTTGCCACTATGAGATGAAGCAGTTTTTGGAATGTGCCCAGAACCAGGGCGACCTCAAGCTCTGCGAGGGTTTCAGTGAGGTGCTGAAGCAGTGCAAATTTGCAAACGGATTGGCCTAATCACATTCAGACCGAGGAACTGGGATCTACATCTCTCATGACCAAGTTAATTTAGTATAAATCAATAACTGATAGTAGCTATGTAACGTGTACAAGTTAAACCTCTTTTCCATCATTAATCACTTCCTTACTTTCAGAATCACCTTGGAAAAAGGCATTGTTCTGTATTGAGATGATGTCACATTTGGGGCTGGGTTTGTGTGGCCCCCTTAATCTAGCTGTTGTGATATAATTATTtgaattaacaaaaataaagttattttctgtcaagaaaaaaaaatccaagttaTATTTAGAAGAGAATATTGAATGAGGAGGGATATCATTTCAGCCATCAAGTGAATCTTGAAGGAAAGCAGAGGATACTTGGAAGATGCTTATCTGTGTGTTGATTTTGCAaatacattcaactgtgtggatcacaacaaactatgaatagcatTTGGAAGAGTGGGAACTCCAGAACTCATCCTTATGCTaacatggaacctgtacatagaccaagaggcagtactTCAACTGAACGAGGGCTATTgattagtttaaaatcaggaaaggtgtgcatcagggttgtatcctttcaccatacttctcTATGCTgaacaatctgagaagctggactatatgaagaaaaataaggcctcaggattggaggaaggctcgttaacaatctgcaatacacagatgacatcgccctgcttgctgaaagcaaagaggacttgaagcacttactgatgaagatcaaaggctacagCCTCCAGTATGAATTACACCTCAATGGAAACTAAACAAAACTCCTTCCAACTGGACTAAATAGACAATAtcctgataaatgaagaaaagactgaagttatcaaggatttcattttatttttatcaacaATCAACTGTCACGGAAACCGcaatcaggaaatcaaacaacatactaGGCAAATATGTTGTACAAAggttctttaaagggttgaagagcaaagatgtcacattgaggaaggactaaggtgccccttatctaagccatggcattttcagttgcctcctatggctgtgaaagttagacatcgactaaggaagactggaaaataattgatgcatttgaattatggtgtgagCGAAGAGCAtcaaaagtactgtggactgcctaaAGagcatctgtctcagaagaagttcaccacaatgttccttagaaacctttatgaccctctacttcaccaagcatggtgcccaTCTCCAGGGACCCGTCTTTCCTGAGAACTTGTTCaatgtatatgagacaaagtctcaccagccttgcttcctctgcttttttttcccccaatcatttattgggggctcttagagctcttataacagtccatacatccattgtgtcactcacatttgtacatatgttaccatcatcatttccaaaacattttctacttgagtacttggtataagctcctctttgccccccctctctcccccaccctccctccgtgaatccttgatcaattatatattattatttattatcttaTGCTATCtgttgtctgccttcacccacatttctgttgttcttcccctttgaggggggtgctatatatccaactttgtgatgggttccccctttctcctccttcccctccccaactATCCCCCTAACCGCATAACATTGCTATTTCCACTAcagttcctgaattccatgtgtccagagctcttttctgtaccaatgtgtgttctccagtctagccagatttgtaaggtagaacttggtcatggtagtgggggtgggggggagcattcaggaactagaagaacACTGTGTGATCCGTCGGCGCTATAgcgcaccttggttgaatcatctcttccttataaccctctgtggggggatatccagttgtctacagatgaactttgtgtctccactccaatcctactctcattcacatcgatctagttgtttgttttggatttttgatacctgatgcctgagcccgttgacaactcatgatcacaagaTTGGTGTGCTTGTGGGCTTATgtgcttttctgctagatggctgcttgtttaacttcaagcctttaagacctcagatgctatatattttgatagcggggcaccatccactctcttcaccatatttgcttatgcacccattttgtcttcagtgatcttgtaggGAAGATGAGTATCTTGTGTTAAGGGAagccttaagtagaggcccaaagtcaatctactatcttttaaaaaaaatttattgagcgctggtacaactcttatcacaatccacacatacatccatggtgCCAACCATGGTGCCATCCATtgtatttgtacatttttgtcatcatcatactcaaaatatttcctttctacttgagcccttggtatcagctcctcatttcccctccctccctcctgaacccttgataatttataaattattatttcgtcatgccttacactggctatccatctgctagcttaatacttaacatatgtacattggcctctatccctttctttattgattaacatatttacatatatacatgcatgtagCTATACCTATATAAGTAGCTttggcctcctacttctttcctctatttccattcaccttccttctgtcccactatcatgatccccgtCCATTCCCcagtcttgcttctaaggagcattctggttgtacttcttacaAACACAGACTTATTTTTTTCTGGAagctcatagtgttttcaatagtctttgcataCATcaaaattcaaagacatcaactcttctttgatcttccttagtcactggctatctttcacatgcatatgaggcatttgaaaaatatcctggcttgggaCAAGCGCACCTTACTCCTtaaagctgtggttctcaaccttcctaatgccgcaaccctttaatacagttccttatggggtggtgacccccaaaccttaaaattattttcattgctacttcataactgtcattttgctactgctatgaattgagtgacccttgtgaaagggacattcaatccccaaagggtcacggcccacaggttgagaaccactgctttaaagtaacatccttgcttttcaatacttgtgctgcagatttacccaatgcaataccttGTTTGCTATGTAAGACAATTagataacatacacacacacaaggggaagtaaaaaagtattgctagaaAAGCACAgagacctttattaaacaaaagtatcaaacATGAAGTCATTTTTTCTTGATATACCCTAAAGGTGTATACATTTCTGATGGCAGTATTTCCATCTGTCTAGCTCTTCAGCAGACAATTACGCAGTCTTTAATTTGTGCCACATCAAAACAGCAATTTTGGTATCCTCAAAGGACTCAGTTCCTTTACAATGTTCATTGAGTGGGGAACAGGACATTGGAAGGGGAAGATCACGGTTGTCGGGTAAAGGTAAGGTTTTCCAACTAAGTTCTTGTACGATAGCCCTTGCTACTCTCAAAGACTGGGCTGGCATATTGctgtgatggggaaaaaaaatcccttactgcaactttcctggccttttcctcagcaATGCCGTTTTCAAAAGCAATTTccattcccccagatcctggatgcttcttccctgcgccccgcccccccccccccccaactaccatgatccgaattctaccttgcaagtttggatagagcagaggttgtacactggtgcatataggagctgga
It contains:
- the LOC142433109 gene encoding coiled-coil-helix-coiled-coil-helix domain-containing protein 2 translates to MLRGSRSRTSRVATPASRAPQMRAAPRPAPAAHPPAAAPPTAVGSPAAAPRQPGLMAQMATTAAGVAVGSAVGHTLGHAITGGFGGGSGTEPARPDITYQEPQGAQPVYQQQHLFGPCHYEMKQFLECAQNQGDLKLCEGFSEVLKQCKFANGLA